The window TGTCGCGCGGGTCCGCGCGGAAAAGGTTGTAAAAGACACGGCGCGGCGTCGCGTACATGCGGAAGATCGCGCGGCGCTGCAAGCGCACCATCTGAGCGGGGCCGATGTCGCCGACCTGCATGACCGACGATCCGTACCGGCGCATGTCGTCGAGACCGCCGCCGACGATGCGCAGGTTCGATTCGCCCGCGAGCGCCATGCGGCGCAACTCCGTGCCGGGGTACGGCTGCGCGATCGACAGGTACGGCTGGTCCAGGTGCGGCAGATCGCGCAGGAAACGGATCGTCTTGTCGATCGTCGCGCGCGTGTCGCCGGGGTTGCCGATCATCGCGGTGCCGCGCGTATCCATGCCGGCGGCCTTCGCCCACCGCGTCGCCTCGACGACGCGTGAGAGGGTGAGCTTCTTCTTGATCGTTTTTAACACCTGCACGTCGCCGCTTTCGATGCCGAAATTCACGCGCGTGCATCCGGCGCGCGCCATCGCGCGCAGCAATTCCTCGTCCACGGAGTCGGCGCGCGTGTCGCCTTCCCACGTGAGCGGCAGCTTTTTCGCGGCAAGCTTTTCCGACAGCTCCATGATGCGCTCGCGGCGCAGCGTCAGGAAATCGTCCACGAACACGAAATGCCGCGCGGGCGTCTCGCGGACGGCGCGCTCCATCTCGGCGACGACGCGGTCGATAGACCGGTAACGCACGCGCCGGCCGGTGAGGTTTTCGATCGCGCAGAACACGCACTGGAACGGGCAGCCGCGGCTTGTGAGCATCGTGCGCGTGGGCACGCGGCGGCGTCCCTTAACGCTCCAGGGATAGTTTTGAAAGTCGATGCCGGGGTAATGCGGCTCGGGCAGGGCGTCCAGGTCGGCGACAAGCGGCGGCGCGCCAGACGGCTCGTCGCGATCCCGCAACATCAGCCCTTCGATGCGCGCCGCGCGCTCGCCGGAACCCCATGCCAGGGCGAATCGCGCGAAGGACTCCTCCGCCTCGCCGGTAAACGCGTAATCGACATCGGGCAGGTCGCGGAAAATGTCGCGGCCGACAAGCGTTACGTGCGGGCCGCCGGCGACAAGCGGCACGCCCAGGCGGCGCAGCGCCGCCGAGATTCGGCGAATGACCGGCACCATCGGCGAGGTG of the bacterium genome contains:
- a CDS encoding B12-binding domain-containing radical SAM protein, giving the protein MARALKILLLGPPWGEVYGNFRSITRSLNLNPPLNLAYLAGTLARDGHDVLLHDLEFAPRRLAHLHSHVDAYAPDIAGITITSPMVPVIRRISAALRRLGVPLVAGGPHVTLVGRDIFRDLPDVDYAFTGEAEESFARFALAWGSGERAARIEGLMLRDRDEPSGAPPLVADLDALPEPHYPGIDFQNYPWSVKGRRRVPTRTMLTSRGCPFQCVFCAIENLTGRRVRYRSIDRVVAEMERAVRETPARHFVFVDDFLTLRRERIMELSEKLAAKKLPLTWEGDTRADSVDEELLRAMARAGCTRVNFGIESGDVQVLKTIKKKLTLSRVVEATRWAKAAGMDTRGTAMIGNPGDTRATIDKTIRFLRDLPHLDQPYLSIAQPYPGTELRRMALAGESNLRIVGGGLDDMRRYGSSVMQVGDIGPAQMVRLQRRAIFRMYATPRRVFYNLFRADPRDTIGMALALLLAVARPVRRQPAVSAPFAV